The DNA segment TGACATCAGCAAAATGCTTCCCATTGAAGAAATGCCGAAGTGCAAAGTGAATGACCTGTATTTGGTGATCTGATTAACCTTGGCCCATCGTTGCGACCTGCTTGCTTACGTCATCAACCCATCGATCCCAAACGCTGCAACCTGATTGGCTGTTCACAGCCGTGACGTCATACAACACTAAACACAGTTCAGATGGTCGTTGATTCGCTATTTAACTGCCGACACCAAAGAACAACTATATGTGTATATACTATCACATAATATACACACAACTGTACATGTAGACAAATATATGTATAGGCTACAGTACTTAcaatactatgtacgttgaacTACACgtacaaatatatattatatacaactGTACACGTTGAAACACGGTATATGTATGTTCTACTCACAACTCTAAACGTTGTGCTATACTTAGATAGTTTTGTGTCGAAACGCTGTGGAAAATTTAAAAGCTAGGAGAGACAGTAGTAAACTCTAGGCTTGTAAAAGTGGTGGTGAATAATTAAAGAAGAACTGTAAGGTCCAGGTTCTGGAATTTTACTGGTAGTCAAGTCAAGATTTGGAGCTGGGAAATCCTGTTTTATGTCATTGTTTCTTTATTCGTTGGAGTCTGCCGATTTTCGGTTCTTTGGAGAATTTGTGTGATTGATTCTAGGATATTTTATGGTTGACTTAAACAATTTTCTAGTATTATCATCACATATATACgagatttgaaaataatattacaatatcctATTACATTATCTATTTcctattacaataataattgtcaatctATTTATAAGAGTGGGGAAATTTCAACTTCCATTTTCATCTTTActcatcataaatataaaccTTTGCATTACCATTCATCACCTGGGTATAAAATACTTGTGAAAAGTTGTCTTTGTAAATAAACAGATAAGACAATAAGAGTGACAACAGATCTATTCAAGAAAAAAAGTTGTTGAACAGCTTCTTCAATGATAATCTTTCTCAGGACCATCCTATTGATATTGGACCAcccatcaataaattattttattgataaatctcAATAGCAAATATTGATTGTCTAATGAGATATTGATTTATGTTCAAGACTAttggaaatatactattgttattaatatgattggaaataaattgaagattGATTGGATGGTTAGGAAATTGATGTCTATTAATTGAtatccaataaattaatcatattgGGTAGGTGGCATTCTCTTGGTACGTATTGTACTTCTAGGTTTCAGCTTGAAGCAAGTTGAGAGTTGGTTACTAAACCACTAATACTGTAGTTGAAAGTTGAAGGTTCAAATTACTGTATTTCTTAGTACCTAGTTCGGAACCaacttacaataattttataagttcattaatcttttatcatttttactttctttaCCCGTTGCCTATTATCAGATAATAGATTCTATTATCTATTTGGGCATCATCTTCATctgagaaataataattttaaatctccgAATTTCAATATCTACTAATAGAATCAACTGCAAGGCAAAAATTAAGAACAcatttgatttaattattcatatttcatgaTGAGTTGAAGCAACGACGGCAACTTTCATAATAGTTTTTATCAGAAACCACACTGagaaatttttattctaatttgatgatttaatagataGGTAATAGATAATAGATTTAATAGATTCGGGTTTAATAGTGAAGCACTCTTTATTCCTTATCCTCCTTATCCTTGAAACTGTTTGAAACCTTCAAATAGCTATATACAGGAAATTAATTGAAGGAATCCGTTCATTCAAACTTCACCTTGTTCTAATTGTGTCTTTCTGTCTCTTACCccattcaatttaaatatgaaGCCAAATATCCAAATAatctatattaaatattaattatctGTATCCCGTATACAAATCATTAAATTTACTAGTCACAGGTTTTCAgcctgcgctcaggttttccTTATTTACCGGCTGTGCCAAcaagtaatatttatattattctattctattgtgaTTATAAATTCACTATTTGATCATTCACTAAGGTCATATTTTTTGCAACACAttaacaatattcattattaattataactaattctttgttattattgttattaagaACGATGAGACTTTCTGCAACAGCACCGATACGTGACCAACTCAAGTAGGAAAACAACAGACGCCAGACTCAGTCCGACTACCAACGTGGTGAAAGCGACCGTTAAATGCTCCAAACTGAACGTGACGTTATCACTGCGCCACGTCTCCTGGTTGACCACGTTCACACTTTGCCGCTTGCTCATGTTGTTGAAGAACCAACTCTTGAAGAGACCGGCTGCCAACGACTGCCCGATAATCCTGTTGATCGACTCCATGTAGGGCGAGTTCACACCCACAGAGTAAGCACTGTGGTAGGCACGCGGACATTCCTTCACTAAATGCAGTAACGGATCTCCATTCTCAGTGACCAGGTTGATCTGATCGATAAGATCGCGCTCCTTGCCCAGAACGGCGATGTCTTTGTCGTAAGCGATACGCTTCCACCTGCCTCGGTTCGACTCGTCTTTGAAGTTGTAGATGAACTTCTTGAACAAACTAGACATGATAGCATTGTTTTCGGCCAAGAAAGTGTCGCCCAGGTTCTTGGAGGCTACGTACACCTTTAGGTGAGACTTGTCCAGGTCCTCCAGAGTGTTGATGTCTTTCTTGTAGGTGCGCGTGCTGAACGACTTCACGAGGTATGTTTGAAAAGTGTGTGCCATCAGCAGCGAGAAGATCACCACAAACACAACGAACACTCGCTCTGATGTTGTCCTCAGTTTGCGGCGGATTGACGAGTTCAAGAATATCTGCAACAGTTCAATTGCGAGCTGTACACTGTCCGGTTGTTTTCTGTCGATGACCGAGCGGACAATGAACCAGATGACAATGGACAACACGTAGCAGACGGCTAGCAAAATCCACACGTCCCGTTCGAAACACAACAGAATGAACATCCAGATGTGATTTTTCTCGGCTTTGGGTACTAGCACACACAGCTGATCGAAATCAAAAGGGGTGGTGAACTCCATTATGGACGCGCTGTACTGTTTGATGAATATACGATTGGTTAAGATTGGAGTCTCCCCGTAGGACAGTTTTGCCAGGGCACCTGTTAGAGTACCGTTCCTCAGTTTTTGTCCATACCGTTGACCGTCCTCTGGTACCAGGGTGATTGGGGTGAAATTCATTCTGTCAGCCAACAACTTGAGGAGGTAGCCATCAGCTGCCCCATAACTTCCATCCGGTCTCAAGATGGCGGTCTTTGTTGTGGGGAACATGGTGACTGTCAGTGGTTGTCCGTTTAGGTTGAGAATTCTTTCCCTCCTCAACTTCACCAACAACTCTTTCTGGTTTGCTCTGGTGTACGTggataatttcataatgttggGATCATACGAGTAGAGTTTTCTGAACTGTCTCGAACAAACAACAATCGTGTTGTCCACCCTGTGCTTGTCCCAGATTTGTTGCAGGAACGTCACCATCAGCTCAGTGCAGTCACTGTCTATCACGAAAACGTACAACTTGAGCGGATTCCAGAAGGTGGCCGTGTGCAGGTCGGCCACATACTTGAGGATGTGCTCCTCTTCTATGAGAATCATGACGGCTTGGAACCGGGTTCCCATCACTACAGAACCAAGATGGCGGTTGCTGTCGAGGTCGCTCATCATCACCATGGAACCAAAATGGTGGTTGCTGTCGAGGTCGCTCATCACCACGGGACCAAGATGGCGGTGGATGGATCCTATGAACCTGGACGGAGCCAAGCCTTTAGCTTCGCCCACAATTATCAGACCCATAGAGTAGGGGTCCACCCTTCTCACTCCTACTGCACACATATCAAAGAAGAATTTCGGCTCTCTGTAGCCCACACTTTTCTTTAGAGGAGTCAGTAGTTTATGGAGAGAGGACAACGAATCTTCACAACTAACTGGATTTGAGCTCAGAAATCCGGCGATGTAGAGAGACACAGTGAAACTGAAGATCATGATTCTAAAATAGCTGTCTAATTTTCTGAATGgttctttattttgtgttatGCATTATAGGGTTCACTGTATATTTATGTTATATTTGCAGGTATAACGTGCTCCGtaagggtccaattaaaaacttgacaaactggaaactcgACCTACTAGaaccttgaagaatttgaaatagtccTATAACCAACCTCGGTaatttaagaatctatatgcaaaatttcaagttaatcagtacagtagtttagtcgtgatgatgcgtcattcgtgtatttcttatcccgtacgtgaataagccaattctttccctTAGATGACGAGCTTATAGATTATGTAAAATGCTCTGGTGAATCTTGAATGTGTATATTcgatttaaattcaatttataaataatagattatctCCAAACTGATCTATTTTGAAGAAGTTTCAATACCATACTTTTTCTCCGCAATAAAGAGAGCTAACAGAGGCCGTTTTCAAGCAGATATAGCATATAGGAATGTTCACTGAACACCCAAGTATTCAAGACAATGTTATATGAAAGTCAGCACTAAATAATCTCACTTCCtccaaaaatctaaaaaatgTTTAAACTCTCATATACTTCTGAAGCTTATATTTGAAGTGCCGTAAGCAAGAGATGCGTTGAAGTAAATAGCATCAAGTAtccaataatatatatacagtattcatattatttcttcaagttcTTGATATTCATTATTGTAGAGAACTTTCCACACATTCTAACTCCATGAAGCTCCAGATATtcatagaatattatataaGATTTCCGATCATAtctatatgatttgtaataatattgtatccacaaataaataaataacttcaaGTTACTCTACCGAGAACACTCCAGGAGTCATACTGGTTTATTTTGGAAAATCAAAAACTACCATTCTTGTCAACTCTTCTGTAAAGGGACATTTATTACGATAACAATTTCCCAAATTATTGTGCACTTGACATGTCTATTCCTAACGATTTTACCATCTATCAAGACAATCTTCTATTTGTCTATTTCCTAACAATCTACAATAAGGGGAAAACTAATGAAGCGGACTgtccattattattttatgacatCTGGTTATAGTTGTTTTGACATCTCTGATTTTCCAAATCTTATTTCCACTTATAAGTGAAAAATTATGATATGTCATTATTCTCTTTATTCAAGAGATGAGAATATGTCAAACTTGTTTTAACGATGCTGGAAGCCAAACATTGTTGTTAAGGAGACAAGTCCTGATAGAaagtttattgattgataaatctCTACACATTgagaaatcaatcaatcaatcatatatcaattcatttattacaaTGATCTATAACAATATAGattgtatttgaaatattattatgctGGCTAATCTAATAATATGCGAGTGGGTTCATCTCTGTAAACTATTACTATCTTATATTTAGATTATGGAATTGGCAATCAATTAGcagtgaataatttattagcaagaaattatcaaataatgaaaTGATTAATCCTTCTTATTTGATCAATGAGAAATGCTCAgctcaataatattatgatataatacTTTGTACCGTAGGTTTTGTTTGATTTCTCTTGCCATATTATCTTCAATCAGAAAACAAACGTATAatctatcaaataatattattccagtTCAACTTTATAACATAGAGAAAGGTGTCTCATTCTTCTCAATTTATATTGCATGAcaatttcttttctttctcctcctccttctcctcttcttcctcctcctccttatcctcttcctccatctctttttcctactcctcctcctccaccacttcctacttcttctgctcctccacctattcttccttctccttatcctcctcctcctcatactcctcccccacctcttcatcctccttatcctccttctcattcaccTCTCCCTCCGCcacttcctcctcatcctcctccttcacctcttcttcctcctccttctcctccatcccatcctcctccatcacctcttcttccttctccttttcctccacctcttcttcctcatcctcctcctccacctcttcttcctcctccttctcctccttcccatCCTCTTCCaccatctcttctttttcctcctaGTTCCTTACCTTcccatcctcctccacctcttctccttcttcatcgtTCGTCTACTGTCTAATCCTTCTTTCTtgcttctctcttcttcttcttcttccatcttcttcttattcttcttaaataaataaagatttgTCATTGGTTACAAAGTATAACTGAT comes from the Nilaparvata lugens isolate BPH chromosome 1, ASM1435652v1, whole genome shotgun sequence genome and includes:
- the LOC111062548 gene encoding uncharacterized protein LOC111062548, encoding MIFSFTVSLYIAGFLSSNPVSCEDSLSSLHKLLTPLKKSVGYREPKFFFDMCAVGVRRVDPYSMGLIIVGEAKGLAPSRFIGSIHRHLGPVVMSDLDSNHHFGSMVMMSDLDSNRHLGSVVMGTRFQAVMILIEEEHILKYVADLHTATFWNPLKLYVFVIDSDCTELMVTFLQQIWDKHRVDNTIVVCSRQFRKLYSYDPNIMKLSTYTRANQKELLVKLRRERILNLNGQPLTVTMFPTTKTAILRPDGSYGAADGYLLKLLADRMNFTPITLVPEDGQRYGQKLRNGTLTGALAKLSYGETPILTNRIFIKQYSASIMEFTTPFDFDQLCVLVPKAEKNHIWMFILLCFERDVWILLAVCYVLSIVIWFIVRSVIDRKQPDSVQLAIELLQIFLNSSIRRKLRTTSERVFVVFVVIFSLLMAHTFQTYLVKSFSTRTYKKDINTLEDLDKSHLKVYVASKNLGDTFLAENNAIMSSLFKKFIYNFKDESNRGRWKRIAYDKDIAVLGKERDLIDQINLVTENGDPLLHLVKECPRAYHSAYSVGVNSPYMESINRIIGQSLAAGLFKSWFFNNMSKRQSVNVVNQETWRSDNVTFSLEHLTVAFTTLVVGLSLASVVFLLELVTYRCCCRKSHRS